The Oncorhynchus kisutch isolate 150728-3 linkage group LG20, Okis_V2, whole genome shotgun sequence genome has a segment encoding these proteins:
- the LOC109865294 gene encoding cell division control protein 42 homolog encodes MLPQDIGVQKPRRISDPSPPVPPRRWSGSVPERKVNCVLVGDGAVGKTSLIVSYTTNGYPTEYIPTAFDNFAAMVVVDGKPGRLQLCDMAGQKWGMEENTINNDELDRIRPLCYHNANVFLLCYSVVHPSSFCNDTDRWTPEIRRHCPGAPMVLVGTHLDLREDIQVLVQLARNQERPVGTEEAQQLAQDIGAVSFVECSGLTQKNLKEVFDQAILASIQPVENVQQLQQRRSLRKKSLSETWWKKLSCVVVAGECVGGEFD; translated from the exons ATGCTTCCACAAGATATAGGAGTGCAGAAACCCCGTCGGATCTCGGATCCGTCTCCACCCGTACCACCACGGCGGTGGTCGGGCTCCGTACCTGAGCGCAAGGTGAACTGCGTCCTCGTCGGAGATGGAGCGGTGGGGAAGACAAGTCTTATCGTCAGCTACACCACAAATGGTTATCCGACAGAATACATTCCAACAGCTTTCGACAACTTTGCAG CTATGGTTGTGGTGGACGGAAAACCTGGGAGACTGCAACTCTGTGATATGGCTGGCCAG AAATGGGGGATGGAGGAGAACACTATTAATAAT GACGAGCTGGACCGGATCCGCCCTCTATGCTACCACAATGCCAATGTCTTCTTACTCTGCTACAGCGTGGTGCACCCCTCCTCCTTCTGCAACGATACCGACCGCTGGACGCCCGAGATCCGCCGTCACTGCCCCGGGGCGCCCATGGTCCTGGTGGGGACCCATCTGGACCTGAGGGAAGACATCCAGGTGCTGGTCCAGCTGGCCAGGAATCAGGAGCGGCCCGTGGGCACCGAGGAGGCCCAGCAGCTGGCGCAGGATATCGGGGCCGTGTCCTTCGTAGAGTGCTCGGGTCTGACCCAGAAGAACCTGAAGGAGGTGTTTGACCAGGCCATCTTGGCCAGCATCCAGCCGGTGGAGAACGTTCAGCAGCTCCAGCAGAGGCGGAGCCTGAGGAAGAAGAGTCTCTCTGAGACTTGGTGGAAGAAGCTGAGC